In one window of Heptranchias perlo isolate sHepPer1 chromosome 4, sHepPer1.hap1, whole genome shotgun sequence DNA:
- the LOC137320545 gene encoding uncharacterized protein — protein MYNTKIIVKTVTDSAKKRGLQHVINEDKHLAMAIPTPPLLAFKQPPNLKQTIVRSKLPSFQENSVHDTTQPCHGNLCKTCQIIDTDTTITREDTTHQVHGSYSCDSANVVYLIRCRKGCPRAWYIGETMQTLRQRMNGHRATIAKQEGSLPVGEHFSSHGHSSTDLRVSVLQGGLRDTRQRKIVEQKLIAKFRTHEDGLNRDLGFMSRYTLPHQRTNVICF, from the exons atgtacaacactaaaatcattgtaaaaacagttacagacagcgcaaaaaagagagg ccttcaacatgtcatcaatgaggacaaacacctcgctatggccatccccacacctccactactcgcctttaaacagccacccaacctcaaacagaccatcgttcgcagcaaattacctagctttcaagagaacagcgtccacgacaccacacaaccctgccacggtaacctctgcaagacatgccagatcatcgacacagataccaccatcacacgagaggacaccacccaccaggtgcatggttcatactcctgtgactcggccaacgttgtctacctcatacgttgcaggaaaggatgccccagagcatggtacattggcgagaccatgcagacgctgcgacaacggatgaacggacaccgcgcaacaatcgccaaacaggagggttccctcccagtcggggaacacttcagcagtcatggacattcatccaccgaccttcgggtaagcgtactccaaggcggccttcgagacacacgacaacgcaaaatcgtcgagcagaaattgatagccaagttccgcacccatgaggacggcctcaaccgggatcttgggttcatgtcacgctacacgttaccccaccagcgaacaaatgttatctgcttttaa